The Solibacillus daqui genome has a segment encoding these proteins:
- the trpA gene encoding tryptophan synthase subunit alpha: protein MTLKVHLEKVLAKGDKAFVPYIMAGDGGLTTLKPTILKLQQLGVSAIEVGIPFTDPVADGPTIEKAGERALSHGVTLKKVIAQLTSFADDITVPLVMMTYLNPILAYGIDAFALDARLAGIQGLIVPDMPYEESDVIHPALKQQNIALVQLVSLTSPPERVKKLAEASEGFIYAVTVNGITGERASFASQLTGHFAELTQTSSIPVLAGFGISTPEHVESFCEIADGVIVGSKIVTALLEDDWSTIEQLVQATKKIEAV from the coding sequence ATGACATTAAAAGTACATCTTGAAAAAGTATTAGCGAAAGGTGATAAAGCATTCGTCCCATACATTATGGCGGGCGATGGCGGACTTACTACATTAAAACCAACGATTTTAAAGTTACAACAACTCGGTGTATCCGCAATCGAAGTCGGCATTCCTTTTACAGATCCTGTTGCAGATGGCCCAACAATCGAAAAAGCTGGTGAACGTGCGCTTAGTCACGGTGTCACATTAAAAAAAGTCATCGCACAATTAACAAGCTTTGCCGATGACATTACCGTACCACTTGTCATGATGACGTACTTAAATCCGATTTTAGCGTATGGTATTGATGCTTTCGCGCTGGATGCACGACTAGCTGGTATTCAAGGCTTAATCGTTCCAGATATGCCATATGAGGAAAGTGACGTCATTCACCCTGCTTTAAAGCAGCAAAATATCGCGCTAGTTCAACTCGTGTCTTTAACGAGTCCACCTGAACGTGTGAAAAAATTAGCAGAAGCAAGTGAGGGCTTTATTTATGCCGTTACAGTAAACGGTATTACTGGTGAACGCGCAAGCTTCGCGTCTCAATTAACCGGGCACTTTGCCGAGTTAACACAGACAAGTTCGATTCCTGTGTTAGCCGGCTTTGGTATTTCGACACCTGAGCATGTGGAAAGCTTTTGTGAAATTGCAGATGGTGTTATTGTCGGCAGTAAAATCGTGACTGCACTATTAGAAGATGATTGGTCAACAATCGAGCAATTAGTACAAGCAACGAAAAAAATAGAGGCGGTTTAA
- the trpB gene encoding tryptophan synthase subunit beta — MTEVKGRFGQFGGQFVPETLMTPLAELEAAYEQAKNDPKFQEELAYYLKQYVGRETPLYYAERLTKKMGGAKIYLKREDLNHTGAHKINNAIGQALLAKRMGKKKIVAETGAGQHGVATATACALLDMECIVYMGAEDVRRQQLNVFRMELLGTKVVAVEKGSATLKDAVNEALRHWVTHIDDTHYILGSALGPHPFPTIVRDFQHVIGDETRAQILQQEGRLPDTVIACIGGGSNAIGMFYPFVNDKDVALYGVEAAGAGVDTDKHAAAIHVGKTGVLHGAFMYLLQDDNGFVQEAHSISAGLDYPGVGPEHCFLYESGRAKYPSVTDSQALEGVKLLCETEGILPALESAHAVYYAAEYAKTRPQDELIVVCLSGRGDKDVHTLIEKLGGENV; from the coding sequence ATGACAGAAGTAAAAGGACGCTTCGGACAATTCGGTGGTCAATTTGTTCCTGAAACATTAATGACACCACTGGCCGAGCTTGAAGCAGCCTATGAACAGGCAAAAAATGACCCGAAATTTCAAGAAGAACTAGCTTATTATTTAAAACAATATGTAGGCCGCGAAACACCACTATACTATGCGGAACGTTTAACTAAGAAAATGGGTGGCGCGAAAATATACTTAAAACGCGAAGACTTAAATCATACAGGCGCTCATAAAATTAATAACGCAATCGGTCAAGCACTACTTGCTAAGCGAATGGGGAAAAAGAAAATAGTCGCAGAAACGGGTGCCGGTCAGCATGGCGTCGCCACAGCAACTGCCTGTGCACTACTCGATATGGAATGTATCGTTTACATGGGCGCAGAAGATGTTCGCCGCCAGCAACTAAACGTATTTCGTATGGAGCTCCTTGGCACAAAGGTTGTAGCGGTTGAAAAAGGATCCGCAACATTAAAAGACGCGGTAAATGAAGCCTTACGTCACTGGGTTACGCATATTGACGATACCCATTATATTCTGGGCTCAGCACTTGGCCCTCACCCATTCCCCACAATTGTTCGTGATTTCCAACATGTGATTGGTGATGAAACACGTGCACAAATTTTACAGCAAGAAGGTCGCTTACCGGATACAGTCATCGCTTGTATTGGTGGTGGAAGTAATGCAATCGGTATGTTTTATCCGTTTGTTAACGACAAAGATGTGGCACTATATGGTGTTGAAGCGGCTGGTGCTGGTGTTGATACCGACAAGCATGCAGCAGCCATTCATGTAGGAAAAACAGGTGTCCTTCATGGCGCTTTCATGTATTTACTACAGGATGATAATGGCTTCGTACAAGAGGCACATTCAATTTCAGCGGGACTGGACTATCCTGGCGTCGGTCCTGAGCACTGCTTTTTATATGAATCAGGTCGCGCGAAGTACCCTTCTGTTACCGATAGCCAAGCATTAGAAGGAGTAAAGCTACTTTGTGAAACAGAAGGTATTTTACCAGCATTAGAAAGTGCGCATGCTGTCTACTATGCTGCTGAATATGCAAAAACTCGTCCGCAAGATGAGCTCATCGTCGTTTGCCTATCAGGTCGTGGCGATAAGGACGTACACACATTAATTGAAAAGCTTGGAGGTGAAAACGTATGA
- a CDS encoding QueT transporter family protein, whose protein sequence is MKVKFLATTGIIAALYIAVTMLVAPFGFTEVQFRVSEMFNHLVAFNPRFAGGIILGVFISNMFSPLGWYDLVFGVIHSIVTISIFIFICKFVKNIVARLIINSLLFTFTMFIIAFELNLALELPFLWTWLTVAVGEFVVLIVGAPIMYTLNKRLDFKKLI, encoded by the coding sequence ATGAAAGTCAAATTTTTAGCGACGACTGGTATTATTGCGGCGCTTTATATTGCTGTTACAATGCTTGTTGCACCATTCGGATTTACGGAGGTACAATTTCGTGTTTCTGAAATGTTTAACCATTTAGTGGCATTTAACCCACGCTTTGCAGGTGGTATTATATTAGGCGTATTCATTTCGAATATGTTCTCACCGCTGGGCTGGTATGACTTGGTGTTTGGGGTAATCCATTCTATTGTCACAATCAGTATCTTTATTTTTATCTGCAAATTTGTGAAAAACATTGTCGCACGTCTGATTATTAACTCATTGTTATTTACCTTTACGATGTTCATCATTGCGTTTGAGTTAAACTTAGCATTAGAGTTGCCATTTTTATGGACTTGGCTAACAGTTGCTGTAGGTGAATTTGTCGTATTAATTGTCGGCGCGCCGATCATGTACACATTAAATAAACGTCTTGATTTTAAAAAGTTAATTTAA
- the trpC gene encoding indole-3-glycerol phosphate synthase TrpC, with the protein MTILDTIIEQKKSELPGLLAQDPSFPAVTKVRPSLYETLMTSNTLQVISEMKRASPSKGDIATHIDPVEQATQYEAAGAACISVLTEQAFFKGSFNDLNAVAQAVTIPVLCKDFIIHDVQIDYAKAAGASVILLIVSALTDTQLQALYTYATNLDLEVLVEVHDIEELQRAGNIGAKIIGVNNRNLKTFDVSLTKTREIAQHLPSSKIAFISESGIWNRDDAAYVANAGAKGVLVGESLMRSGDVQAALQALQIELSTKVGE; encoded by the coding sequence ATGACGATTTTAGATACAATTATTGAGCAAAAAAAATCAGAATTACCTGGGTTACTTGCACAAGACCCAAGCTTTCCAGCAGTTACAAAAGTACGCCCTTCTCTCTACGAAACATTAATGACGAGTAACACCCTACAAGTCATTTCCGAAATGAAGCGTGCCTCTCCTTCCAAAGGAGATATCGCCACACATATTGATCCTGTTGAACAAGCAACACAATATGAGGCTGCAGGAGCTGCCTGTATTTCGGTCTTAACGGAGCAAGCCTTTTTTAAAGGTAGCTTCAATGATTTAAACGCCGTTGCACAAGCAGTTACCATCCCTGTTTTATGTAAGGACTTCATCATCCATGACGTGCAAATCGATTATGCAAAAGCGGCAGGCGCTTCGGTCATTTTACTTATCGTTTCGGCATTAACTGACACACAGCTACAAGCACTTTATACGTACGCAACGAACCTAGATTTAGAAGTACTTGTTGAAGTGCATGATATAGAAGAATTACAACGTGCCGGGAACATCGGAGCAAAAATTATCGGTGTAAACAATCGAAATTTGAAGACATTTGATGTTTCTTTGACGAAAACACGCGAAATTGCTCAGCACCTTCCATCGTCAAAAATTGCCTTTATTAGCGAAAGCGGTATTTGGAATCGTGACGATGCTGCGTATGTTGCCAATGCTGGCGCTAAAGGTGTGTTAGTTGGCGAATCGCTCATGCGTAGCGGTGATGTACAAGCGGCTTTGCAAGCACTACAAATCGAACTTTCAACAAAGGTTGGCGAATAA
- the ilvA gene encoding threonine ammonia-lyase IlvA — MEVAQPKTIAVENVLIAHHFLKDVVVHTPLQLNEYLSEKYGAKIYFKREDLQHVRSFKLRGAYYKIKKIENEARASGVACASAGNHAQGVAYACAKLEIQATIFMPKTTPKQKIDQVRMFGRNFVEIILAGDTFDDSAASALAYCEEENRIFIHPFDDYDVMAGQGTVAVEIMNDIEEPIDYIFGSIGGGGLMSGVSAYVKNLSPHSQVIGVEPAGAASMKSAFENEGPITLDWIDKFVDGAAVKCVGNDTYQVCRTYLDDIVSVPEGKVCTTILDLYNKHAIIAEPAGALSVAALDFYADKIRGKSVVIIISGGNNDIGRMQEIKERSLIYEGLLHYYIVNFPQRSGALRQFLTEVLGPNDDITTFEYTKKNNKESGPALVGIEIGHPDDHAGLVERMHENGFDYKEVNKDSTLFALLV, encoded by the coding sequence ATGGAAGTTGCTCAACCTAAAACCATTGCGGTGGAAAACGTATTAATTGCACACCATTTTTTAAAGGATGTTGTCGTGCATACACCACTGCAATTGAATGAATATTTATCAGAAAAGTATGGCGCAAAGATTTATTTTAAACGTGAAGATTTACAGCATGTCCGTTCATTTAAATTGCGCGGTGCTTACTATAAAATAAAAAAAATCGAAAACGAAGCTCGTGCATCAGGTGTGGCTTGCGCTAGTGCTGGCAATCATGCACAAGGTGTTGCCTACGCTTGTGCGAAGCTTGAAATTCAAGCAACGATTTTCATGCCAAAAACAACACCAAAGCAAAAAATCGATCAGGTTCGTATGTTTGGGCGTAACTTTGTTGAAATCATCCTAGCTGGAGATACATTTGATGATTCTGCTGCAAGTGCACTTGCTTATTGCGAAGAGGAAAATCGTATTTTCATTCACCCATTTGACGATTACGACGTTATGGCAGGTCAAGGTACGGTTGCGGTGGAAATTATGAATGATATCGAAGAACCTATTGACTATATCTTCGGTAGCATTGGTGGCGGCGGCTTAATGTCTGGTGTTTCCGCTTATGTGAAAAATTTATCGCCACATAGTCAAGTCATTGGTGTAGAACCTGCTGGCGCGGCAAGTATGAAATCGGCTTTTGAAAATGAAGGTCCTATTACACTTGACTGGATTGACAAATTTGTTGATGGTGCTGCGGTAAAATGCGTTGGCAATGATACTTACCAAGTATGTCGTACCTATTTAGACGATATCGTATCAGTACCTGAAGGCAAAGTATGTACAACCATTTTAGATTTATATAATAAACATGCAATTATTGCAGAGCCTGCTGGAGCATTATCTGTGGCGGCGCTTGACTTTTATGCTGATAAAATTCGGGGCAAATCGGTTGTCATTATTATTTCTGGAGGCAATAATGACATCGGACGTATGCAGGAAATTAAAGAGCGCTCTTTAATTTATGAAGGTTTGCTACATTACTATATCGTGAACTTCCCACAGCGTTCAGGTGCACTTCGTCAGTTTTTAACAGAGGTACTTGGACCAAATGATGATATTACTACATTTGAATATACGAAGAAAAATAACAAGGAAAGTGGCCCTGCACTCGTTGGTATCGAAATTGGGCACCCGGATGATCATGCCGGTTTAGTAGAGCGTATGCATGAAAACGGCTTTGATTATAAAGAGGTCAATAAAGACAGTACATTATTTGCACTACTCGTCTAA
- a CDS encoding ABC transporter permease: protein MFIALFGSVEQGIIYAIMALGVYLTFRVLDFPDLTVDGSFVTGAGTAAMMIVLGYNPILATLVATIAGFIAGCMTGILHTKGKINPLLSGILMMIALYSINLRIMGLSSDSGVTRPNIPLLNSDTIFSMFSSYWSGLGIDGALSSMVKSMGAKTIPSTWGILILMILVTVIIKLIVDWFLKTEVGLAIRATGDNKRMIRSFSANTDSLIILGLGLSNGMVALSGALIAQYTKFADVGLGIGMIVVGLASVIIGEAIFGTKSIVRVTFAVIAGAVIYRMIYALALRVKWLDSGDMKLITAFIVILALVIPQIVSRYKEKKRKARRLEERMAAQKAKIEVEQGGKGLA, encoded by the coding sequence ATGTTTATAGCTTTGTTTGGTTCAGTCGAGCAAGGAATCATCTATGCAATTATGGCACTGGGTGTGTATTTAACATTCCGTGTGTTAGATTTTCCGGATTTAACCGTTGATGGAAGCTTTGTAACGGGTGCAGGAACAGCCGCGATGATGATCGTACTGGGCTACAATCCGATACTTGCAACATTAGTGGCAACAATTGCTGGATTTATTGCTGGATGTATGACTGGGATTTTACACACGAAAGGAAAAATTAATCCATTATTATCAGGGATTTTAATGATGATTGCGTTATATTCTATCAACCTACGTATTATGGGATTAAGTTCAGATTCAGGTGTAACACGTCCAAATATTCCACTGTTAAATTCAGATACAATTTTCTCAATGTTCAGTAGCTATTGGTCGGGACTTGGCATTGATGGTGCCTTATCAAGCATGGTGAAATCAATGGGGGCAAAAACAATTCCATCTACATGGGGTATTTTAATATTAATGATCCTTGTGACAGTCATCATTAAATTAATTGTGGATTGGTTCTTAAAAACAGAGGTAGGTCTTGCAATTCGTGCCACAGGGGATAACAAGCGCATGATTCGTAGCTTCTCTGCTAATACCGATTCTTTAATCATTTTAGGTTTAGGGCTATCAAATGGTATGGTGGCATTATCAGGGGCGTTAATTGCACAATATACAAAATTTGCGGACGTTGGTTTAGGGATTGGGATGATTGTTGTCGGCTTAGCTTCGGTTATTATTGGGGAAGCGATTTTTGGTACAAAATCCATTGTACGTGTAACATTTGCAGTTATTGCTGGTGCGGTCATTTACCGTATGATTTACGCGTTAGCATTGCGTGTAAAGTGGTTAGATTCGGGGGATATGAAGCTGATTACGGCATTTATCGTCATTTTAGCGTTGGTTATTCCTCAAATCGTTAGCAGATATAAAGAAAAGAAACGTAAAGCACGTCGTTTAGAAGAACGTATGGCAGCGCAAAAAGCAAAAATAGAAGTAGAGCAGGGAGGGAAGGGCCTTGCTTAA
- a CDS encoding metal ABC transporter ATP-binding protein, which produces MSIKQRFRTSMKKVNGDLLTPISIFQRLQGERKFLLESSMKYEGHGRYSFIGVNPRKTYRGEQEQLIDLSHLTNKQYTYEGELIALLKQVMPRVSSHTEYPFTGGGIGYIEALPDRLPKLQFHVYDTLVIFDHLTDEIAVFHTNIEAEQVEPNIDAIIDKLFANPIAEETSYTLHTIEPQVDGQYTAQFSGDAFALYRKLRIEHAAPYMYYMEFDDCTVVGTSDHNYLQVRDGTLSATNEAPSIERFCQSSNYTTNDVQNGELNPTFHAIDVVKALKPAQGLIGYIGFNGQVDFTTPENAITITGDTAQIRTDSTTGVPFATLLKG; this is translated from the coding sequence ATGTCCATTAAACAGCGTTTTCGCACGTCAATGAAAAAAGTAAACGGTGATTTGTTAACACCGATTTCGATTTTTCAACGTTTGCAAGGTGAACGAAAATTTTTATTAGAGAGTTCAATGAAATATGAGGGTCACGGGCGCTACTCGTTTATTGGCGTCAATCCTCGAAAAACATATCGCGGCGAGCAGGAACAATTAATCGATCTATCACATTTAACAAATAAACAATATACGTATGAAGGCGAACTTATTGCCTTATTAAAACAAGTGATGCCCCGTGTTTCGTCACATACGGAATATCCGTTCACAGGTGGGGGTATTGGTTATATTGAAGCTTTGCCTGACCGATTACCTAAATTACAGTTTCATGTCTATGATACGCTCGTAATTTTCGACCATTTAACAGATGAAATTGCCGTGTTCCATACAAATATTGAAGCTGAGCAAGTAGAGCCAAATATCGATGCTATTATCGACAAGTTATTTGCCAATCCAATAGCGGAGGAAACGTCGTACACCCTTCATACCATTGAACCTCAAGTAGATGGCCAATACACTGCACAATTTTCAGGCGATGCTTTTGCACTTTATCGTAAACTACGTATCGAGCACGCCGCACCTTATATGTACTACATGGAATTCGATGATTGCACGGTTGTTGGTACATCCGATCATAACTATTTGCAAGTACGTGATGGCACACTTTCTGCAACAAATGAAGCGCCATCAATCGAGCGTTTTTGCCAAAGCTCGAATTATACAACAAACGATGTACAAAACGGTGAACTCAATCCAACATTCCATGCGATTGATGTCGTAAAAGCATTGAAGCCTGCACAGGGGTTAATTGGCTATATTGGCTTTAACGGTCAAGTGGATTTCACAACACCTGAAAATGCGATTACCATTACTGGCGATACCGCACAAATTCGAACAGATTCAACTACAGGCGTACCATTTGCGACGCTTTTGAAAGGATGA
- a CDS encoding sulfate permease → MNIKDFFAGLLFIGVAGYFTYELVTDMSLLFTDSTTIWQYCVAFFRIALIIFLFNLGLTFIKKFFVGNTQQKS, encoded by the coding sequence ATGAATATTAAAGATTTCTTCGCAGGGTTACTATTTATCGGTGTTGCAGGTTATTTTACGTATGAGCTTGTGACGGATATGTCATTGTTATTTACGGACTCGACAACGATTTGGCAATATTGCGTAGCATTTTTCCGCATCGCACTCATTATTTTCCTGTTCAATTTAGGATTAACATTTATTAAAAAGTTTTTTGTTGGCAATACACAACAAAAGAGCTAA
- a CDS encoding ABC transporter substrate-binding protein, translated as MKRNLLKLSFVLFGLLFVLAACGGEEKDNASNDTANSGAGGTEETKTFKIGTTQIVEHPSLDAATEGFKKAIEDAGIKAEYVDKSANGDNSANMTIAQQLVSENVDLIFANSTPSAQAAKSATADIPIIFTSVTDAVGAELIASMEKPGANVTGTIDLHPETMPKTVAFLKELGAKNVGMIYNAGEQNSVAQISAVKELAAKEGVTIVDAAVSASSEVKQAAESLIGKVDAFYVVTDNTVVSALESVIDVANANTLPLIVGELDSVERGGLAAYGFDYYDIGYEAGQMAAQILLEGKSPAEIPAAYPANLKLVINKAVADSLGLDVKPEWGAEVQ; from the coding sequence ATGAAACGCAATTTACTGAAGCTATCATTCGTATTATTCGGGCTTCTGTTTGTATTAGCAGCGTGTGGAGGAGAAGAAAAAGATAACGCTTCAAACGACACAGCAAATAGCGGTGCTGGAGGAACAGAAGAAACAAAAACATTTAAAATCGGTACAACTCAAATCGTAGAGCATCCATCTTTAGATGCAGCTACAGAGGGTTTTAAAAAGGCAATTGAAGATGCCGGTATTAAAGCGGAGTATGTTGATAAATCAGCAAACGGTGATAACAGTGCAAATATGACGATTGCACAACAACTTGTAAGTGAAAACGTAGATTTAATTTTTGCTAACTCAACACCATCAGCACAGGCTGCAAAAAGTGCAACAGCTGACATTCCAATTATCTTTACTTCGGTAACAGATGCAGTAGGGGCAGAGTTAATCGCTTCTATGGAGAAACCAGGTGCAAACGTTACAGGTACAATCGATTTACACCCAGAAACAATGCCAAAAACAGTGGCATTCTTAAAAGAATTAGGTGCGAAAAATGTTGGGATGATTTACAACGCTGGTGAGCAAAACTCAGTAGCACAAATCTCAGCGGTAAAAGAATTAGCTGCAAAAGAAGGCGTAACAATCGTGGATGCAGCAGTATCAGCTTCTTCAGAAGTGAAGCAAGCAGCTGAATCATTAATCGGTAAAGTAGACGCATTCTACGTAGTTACAGATAACACAGTTGTTTCTGCATTAGAATCTGTAATAGATGTAGCAAACGCAAACACATTACCATTAATCGTTGGTGAGTTAGATTCTGTTGAGCGCGGTGGTTTAGCAGCATATGGCTTCGACTACTACGATATCGGTTATGAAGCAGGTCAAATGGCAGCACAAATTTTATTAGAAGGTAAGTCACCTGCTGAAATTCCAGCGGCTTACCCTGCAAACTTAAAACTAGTAATTAATAAAGCAGTTGCTGACAGCTTAGGTTTAGACGTAAAACCTGAGTGGGGAGCAGAAGTACAATAA
- the trpD gene encoding anthranilate phosphoribosyltransferase, which yields MSLIPYIEQISRQEHLVFEEMLQASQMIFNEQTPKEQIASFLLAMNDKGVTAHEVAGLAHVMKSHAVAVDTPEGIYIDNCGTGGDGLQSFNISTTSAFVLAGGGILVAKHGNRKISSASGSSDVLEALGITLLPNTAQTTELLKLHGIAFLHAPNMHPKLKRIGEVRQALGKPTIFNLVGPLTNPVPLKTQFVGINRPNFTTDYAEVLHMLGRERAIVVSGSQGMDEASLDGENTFVLLDQGDIIPFKLRAEDVGLTRQPLSAIRGGTPAENAEIMRDLLKGKRSVYFDTVVLNAGIGFFAYGLADTMKEGIDMAKDSILSGRALEKLENIVAYSKQVAQEESAK from the coding sequence ATGTCATTAATTCCATATATTGAACAAATTTCGCGGCAGGAGCATTTAGTTTTTGAGGAAATGCTGCAGGCCTCGCAAATGATATTTAATGAACAAACACCAAAGGAGCAAATTGCCTCGTTTTTATTAGCAATGAATGACAAAGGCGTAACCGCACATGAAGTGGCTGGATTAGCACATGTGATGAAATCCCATGCCGTTGCAGTTGATACACCCGAAGGCATTTATATCGACAACTGCGGTACAGGCGGTGATGGATTGCAAAGCTTCAATATTAGTACAACATCTGCATTCGTCTTAGCCGGTGGTGGCATTTTAGTCGCAAAGCATGGTAATCGTAAAATCTCAAGTGCCTCTGGTAGCTCTGATGTATTAGAGGCACTAGGCATCACACTCCTACCCAATACTGCGCAAACAACTGAACTTTTAAAATTACATGGAATCGCCTTCTTACACGCACCAAATATGCACCCAAAATTAAAGCGTATTGGTGAAGTTCGCCAAGCACTTGGAAAGCCAACGATTTTCAACTTAGTTGGCCCATTAACAAATCCAGTGCCATTAAAAACGCAATTTGTCGGTATTAATCGTCCAAACTTTACTACCGATTATGCGGAAGTGCTGCACATGCTCGGACGTGAACGCGCGATTGTTGTATCTGGCTCACAAGGCATGGATGAAGCGTCACTTGATGGCGAAAATACATTTGTCTTGCTCGATCAAGGCGATATTATTCCCTTTAAATTACGTGCAGAAGATGTTGGGTTAACACGGCAGCCACTTTCGGCCATTCGTGGAGGTACGCCAGCTGAAAACGCTGAAATTATGCGAGACCTCTTAAAAGGAAAGCGCAGCGTTTATTTCGATACGGTTGTGCTAAATGCCGGCATTGGCTTTTTCGCATATGGCTTAGCTGACACAATGAAAGAAGGCATCGACATGGCAAAGGACAGCATCTTATCGGGCCGTGCACTTGAAAAACTTGAAAATATCGTTGCTTATAGTAAGCAAGTCGCTCAGGAGGAATCAGCAAAATGA
- a CDS encoding ABC transporter ATP-binding protein — protein sequence MLKLDGINKVFNEGTPDEKIALDNINLHLAPGDFVTIIGSNGAGKSTMMNMISGALTPDFGSVIIDGNDLTRLPEYKRAVHIGRVFQDPMAGTAPTMTIEENLAIAYSRNAKRGLRFGVDKKRREFFKTSLEKLHLNLENRLSAKVGLLSGGERQALSLLMATFTKPSILLLDEHTAALDPSRAELITNLTKELVEESKLTTLMVTHNMQQALDLGNRLIMMDKGQIILKVEEDRKPHLTIPDLMAEFESIRGEKMNSDRALLG from the coding sequence TTGCTTAAATTAGATGGCATTAACAAAGTATTTAACGAAGGTACGCCTGACGAAAAAATTGCCTTAGACAATATTAATTTACATTTAGCACCTGGTGATTTCGTAACAATAATTGGCAGTAACGGTGCAGGTAAATCAACGATGATGAACATGATTTCGGGTGCACTTACACCGGATTTTGGTTCAGTTATTATTGACGGGAATGATTTAACGCGTTTACCAGAATATAAGCGTGCTGTGCATATTGGACGCGTATTCCAAGATCCAATGGCCGGTACAGCCCCAACGATGACGATTGAAGAAAACTTAGCGATTGCGTATTCGCGTAATGCAAAGCGTGGTTTACGTTTTGGGGTTGATAAAAAGCGCCGCGAGTTTTTCAAAACGTCATTAGAAAAGCTACACTTAAATTTAGAAAATCGTTTATCTGCAAAAGTCGGATTGCTATCAGGTGGGGAACGCCAAGCATTAAGTCTACTAATGGCAACCTTTACAAAGCCATCGATCTTACTGTTAGATGAGCATACAGCGGCGCTTGACCCATCACGTGCCGAGCTAATTACAAACTTAACAAAAGAGCTTGTTGAAGAAAGTAAGCTTACTACACTAATGGTAACGCATAACATGCAGCAAGCACTAGATTTAGGGAATCGTTTAATTATGATGGACAAAGGTCAAATCATTTTAAAAGTAGAAGAAGACCGTAAGCCACATTTAACAATTCCAGATTTAATGGCAGAGTTCGAGAGTATCCGCGGAGAAAAAATGAACTCTGACCGCGCATTACTAGGATAA
- a CDS encoding phosphoribosylanthranilate isomerase produces MTKVKICGLKEVEHVKAAVEAGADFIGLMFAPSKRRITVEQAVELTAHIPSDVKKVGVFVNEDSETVKEIAAQVGLDFIQYHGDESAEQIAAIGLPAIKAFSIRTKADVTRAATYSIDYYLFDAPGTDFRGGSGESFDWTLLDDVNIPLDKVILAGGLTEENVGIATMLVEPFAVDVSSGVEIDGRKDSKKIKSFVERAKGEIIL; encoded by the coding sequence ATGACTAAAGTAAAAATTTGCGGTTTAAAAGAAGTGGAACACGTAAAAGCAGCAGTTGAAGCTGGTGCAGATTTTATCGGATTAATGTTTGCACCAAGTAAACGCCGAATTACGGTAGAACAAGCAGTAGAGCTTACTGCGCATATCCCGTCAGATGTTAAAAAAGTCGGAGTATTTGTAAACGAAGATTCTGAAACAGTTAAGGAAATCGCCGCTCAAGTTGGACTGGACTTTATTCAATATCATGGAGATGAATCGGCCGAACAAATTGCTGCGATTGGACTTCCAGCCATAAAAGCATTCTCGATTCGTACAAAAGCCGATGTAACACGTGCAGCTACTTATAGTATTGATTACTACCTATTTGATGCACCGGGTACAGATTTTCGCGGTGGCAGTGGGGAATCATTCGATTGGACGCTACTAGATGATGTGAATATTCCATTAGACAAAGTCATTTTAGCCGGTGGTTTAACAGAAGAAAATGTCGGCATTGCAACGATGTTAGTCGAACCATTTGCAGTCGATGTATCGAGCGGTGTTGAAATTGATGGACGTAAAGACTCCAAAAAAATAAAAAGCTTTGTGGAACGTGCGAAAGGAGAAATTATTTTATGA